A section of the Spirosoma pollinicola genome encodes:
- the kdsB gene encoding 3-deoxy-manno-octulosonate cytidylyltransferase — protein sequence MIIGIIPARYGSTRFPGKPLADIGGKSMIQRVLEQASKATSLSKVVVATDDERIAEAVRRIGFEAVMTRSDHPSGTDRCWEAYDRLVADGIIDGNSMDYVLNIQGDEPFIDPAQIDELAAILDGSVELATQMATVDSAAMLHDPKEAKIVINEQNEALYFSRSAVPYLWGVEPDRWHEQHAYHRHVGLYAYRVDVLEKLTQLPPSPLERAESLEQLRWIEAGYRIKLVATEFQTQSVDSPEDIEKIVKSGL from the coding sequence ATGATTATCGGAATAATTCCTGCCCGCTACGGCTCAACACGTTTTCCCGGAAAACCCCTGGCCGACATCGGTGGCAAGTCCATGATTCAACGGGTGTTGGAGCAGGCCAGCAAAGCAACATCGTTGTCGAAAGTGGTTGTTGCCACCGACGATGAACGGATTGCTGAAGCCGTTCGTCGGATTGGCTTCGAAGCTGTCATGACGCGCTCTGATCACCCCAGCGGTACCGACCGTTGCTGGGAAGCGTATGATCGGCTAGTTGCCGACGGAATCATTGATGGAAATTCAATGGATTATGTGCTGAATATTCAGGGAGACGAACCCTTTATCGACCCAGCTCAGATTGACGAACTTGCGGCCATTCTGGACGGTAGTGTCGAACTGGCTACCCAGATGGCAACGGTCGATTCGGCGGCCATGCTACATGATCCAAAAGAAGCCAAGATTGTGATCAATGAGCAAAACGAAGCCTTGTATTTTAGTCGGTCGGCGGTTCCGTATTTGTGGGGCGTTGAACCCGATCGTTGGCATGAGCAACACGCTTATCACCGCCACGTTGGTTTATACGCCTACCGCGTCGATGTACTCGAAAAACTCACTCAATTACCCCCCTCCCCCCTCGAACGGGCCGAATCGCTGGAGCAACTGCGTTGGATAGAGGCTGGGTATCGTATCAAACTTGTCGCTACAGAATTTCAGACGCAAAGTGTGGATAGCCCGGAAGATATTGAGAAGATAGTGAAAAGCGGGTTGTAG
- the kdsA gene encoding 3-deoxy-8-phosphooctulonate synthase, with product MSQKNVRVGDIECGSDELFLISGPCVIEDEKIMMTVAEQLREIQERLGIKIIYKSSFQKDNRSSLNYYNGPGLDKGLKILAKVKEQFGFPLLTDVHYPDQCAPAAEVVDVLQIPAYLCMQTMLVVAAAQTGKVVNVKHGQFLAPENMKHPVKKIEDSGNEQIILTERGFTFGYNDLVVDPRAFYHMARTNYPVVFDVTHAIRKYGIPSADAKGGAREYLPVLARAGVAAGVDGLFVETHTCPSEALCDAASQLDIRYLEEFMKPLIELHAVEVKYRNTLPELA from the coding sequence ATGTCTCAAAAAAATGTTCGCGTTGGCGATATCGAATGCGGTTCGGATGAGTTGTTCCTCATCAGCGGTCCTTGTGTCATTGAAGATGAAAAAATTATGATGACGGTGGCTGAGCAGCTCCGCGAAATCCAGGAACGGCTCGGCATCAAAATTATTTATAAGTCGTCGTTCCAGAAGGACAACCGTTCCAGCCTGAATTACTACAATGGTCCAGGTCTCGACAAAGGCCTTAAAATTCTGGCAAAGGTAAAAGAGCAGTTCGGTTTTCCCCTGCTTACCGACGTGCATTATCCTGACCAGTGTGCCCCCGCTGCCGAAGTGGTGGATGTACTGCAAATTCCGGCTTACCTCTGTATGCAGACGATGCTGGTTGTAGCGGCTGCCCAAACGGGTAAAGTTGTGAACGTGAAGCACGGACAGTTTCTGGCACCGGAAAACATGAAACACCCGGTCAAGAAAATTGAAGATTCGGGCAATGAACAGATCATCCTGACCGAGCGCGGTTTCACCTTTGGCTACAACGATTTAGTGGTTGACCCCCGTGCTTTCTACCACATGGCCCGCACCAATTACCCGGTTGTGTTCGACGTGACGCATGCCATTCGCAAGTATGGTATCCCATCGGCCGATGCCAAAGGTGGTGCGCGTGAGTACCTGCCTGTGTTGGCACGTGCCGGTGTGGCTGCCGGTGTCGACGGGTTGTTTGTTGAAACCCATACCTGCCCATCAGAGGCTCTTTGCGATGCCGCCAGCCAACTGGATATTCGCTACCTGGAAGAGTTTATGAAACCCCTAATCGAACTTCATGCCGTTGAGGTAAAATACCGCAATACGTTGCCGGAATTGGCTTAA
- a CDS encoding type II toxin-antitoxin system VapC family toxin yields the protein MRLLLDTHTLLWFYSGDEALSNNLRETIKSPANACFISIASLWEITIKVSLGKLELNTSILELFDFLERNQFWVLPIEFNHLVELQRLPNHHRDPFDRLIIAQALAENLAVATRDSFFSQYGLTITW from the coding sequence ATGCGCCTACTACTTGATACGCACACATTACTCTGGTTTTATAGCGGTGATGAAGCACTGTCTAACAACCTTAGAGAGACGATTAAGAGTCCTGCAAATGCTTGTTTTATAAGTATTGCAAGCTTGTGGGAAATAACTATCAAAGTGAGTTTAGGGAAACTGGAACTCAATACATCAATACTCGAATTGTTTGATTTTCTGGAACGCAATCAATTTTGGGTGCTTCCAATCGAATTTAATCATTTGGTAGAACTACAGCGATTACCGAATCACCACCGTGATCCGTTTGATCGTCTTATCATTGCACAAGCGTTAGCTGAAAATTTAGCTGTCGCCACAAGAGATTCATTTTTCAGCCAGTATGGCTTAACGATAACATGGTAG
- a CDS encoding iron-containing alcohol dehydrogenase family protein: MVATQTTHKNFKGVEKTVFGRGSFSQLDEILAPQRVENEGYFVFLVDNYFKGKPLEGQVPSHAEDLTFYISVEEHEPTTDQIDQLRDEILAKKGLPSGVVGIGGGSIMDIAKALSLMLTNEGSSTLYQGLNLIKKPGVYHVGVPTISGTGAEVSMTAVLTGPVKKLGLKCEWTVFNQIVLDPELIASVPRNWWFYTGMDTYIHCIESENGRLNNAYSHAYAEQSMKLCREVYLGENSGQTPENDDKLMVASMMGGLSLTYSEVGVCHALSYGLSKILGTRHCYANCLIMNHLADYYPQGVAEFKEMVAYHQIDLPQGLSNDWSDDTITQMAHVSYNLPHMWLHAIGDNWQEVITIDLLKDLFRRL; this comes from the coding sequence ATGGTAGCTACACAAACCACGCATAAGAACTTCAAGGGTGTTGAGAAGACAGTTTTCGGACGGGGGAGCTTTTCGCAACTCGACGAAATTCTGGCGCCACAACGCGTCGAGAACGAAGGCTATTTCGTCTTCCTTGTCGACAATTATTTCAAAGGTAAACCGCTCGAAGGACAGGTTCCGTCCCATGCCGAAGATTTAACGTTCTACATCAGCGTTGAAGAGCACGAGCCAACAACCGACCAGATCGACCAACTCCGTGATGAGATTTTGGCCAAAAAAGGTCTTCCTTCGGGTGTTGTTGGTATTGGGGGCGGCAGCATTATGGACATTGCCAAAGCGTTGTCGCTGATGCTGACGAACGAAGGGTCTTCGACACTGTATCAGGGCTTGAACCTCATTAAAAAACCGGGCGTTTACCACGTTGGTGTACCGACCATTTCGGGTACGGGTGCCGAGGTTTCGATGACGGCGGTACTAACGGGACCAGTCAAAAAGTTGGGCCTGAAATGCGAGTGGACGGTATTCAACCAGATCGTTCTTGACCCCGAGCTGATTGCCAGTGTGCCCCGCAACTGGTGGTTTTATACGGGCATGGATACCTATATCCACTGCATCGAATCGGAAAATGGCCGACTGAATAATGCCTATTCACACGCCTATGCCGAACAATCCATGAAGCTCTGCCGGGAGGTATATCTGGGCGAAAACTCAGGGCAGACACCCGAGAATGACGATAAACTGATGGTGGCGTCGATGATGGGCGGCCTAAGCCTTACCTACTCCGAAGTCGGTGTGTGCCATGCACTCAGCTATGGCCTGTCGAAGATTCTGGGAACCCGGCATTGTTATGCCAATTGCCTGATCATGAATCACCTCGCTGATTATTACCCGCAGGGTGTTGCCGAGTTTAAAGAGATGGTGGCCTATCACCAGATTGATCTGCCGCAGGGCTTATCGAACGACTGGAGCGATGACACCATCACGCAAATGGCTCATGTTTCGTATAATCTGCCGCACATGTGGCTACATGCTATCGGCGATAACTGGCAGGAAGTTATTACCATCGACTTGCTCAAGGATCTGTTCCGGCGGCTGTAA
- a CDS encoding DUF4254 domain-containing protein, which translates to MNATFANDLFRQSIQDYHLTDDVDTPVNNPYSTNDIAFLLYQKNWIDTVQWHLEDIIRSPTIRPDELVGVKRRIDLSNQDRTDTVEQMDGWFYEQYRGIVPKPGARLNSETPAWLLDRMSILQLKIYHFREQVERPSVTDEHRQKAQQKLAVLLEQETDLAQCFDELLEDIRNGNRYMKVYRQMKMYNDPTLNPVLYSEAK; encoded by the coding sequence ATGAACGCCACTTTCGCTAACGATCTGTTCCGCCAGAGTATTCAGGATTACCACCTGACCGACGACGTCGATACACCCGTCAACAATCCGTATTCGACCAACGACATTGCTTTTTTGTTGTACCAGAAAAACTGGATCGATACGGTTCAATGGCACCTCGAAGACATTATCCGCAGCCCAACCATTCGGCCAGATGAGCTGGTAGGCGTTAAACGGCGGATTGACCTGTCGAATCAGGATCGGACAGATACGGTTGAGCAAATGGATGGCTGGTTTTACGAACAGTATCGAGGCATTGTCCCAAAGCCGGGTGCACGACTGAATTCAGAAACACCAGCCTGGCTACTTGACAGGATGTCGATCCTACAACTCAAGATTTACCACTTTCGCGAACAGGTAGAACGCCCATCGGTAACGGACGAACACCGGCAAAAGGCCCAGCAAAAACTAGCCGTTTTACTCGAACAGGAAACCGATCTGGCGCAATGTTTCGATGAACTGCTGGAGGACATCCGCAACGGCAATCGCTATATGAAAGTGTATCGACAAATGAAAATGTACAATGACCCTACCCTAAACCCGGTGCTTTATAGTGAAGCAAAGTAG
- the vapB gene encoding type II toxin-antitoxin system VapB family antitoxin, translated as MSTTALLSEIVALPPELRREVEDFVAFLRTKKQATTAPAEREFGYAKGKVRLSDDFDAPLDDFKEYM; from the coding sequence ATGTCAACGACAGCCTTACTTTCCGAAATTGTAGCCTTACCGCCCGAGTTACGTCGTGAGGTTGAAGACTTCGTTGCCTTTCTGCGAACCAAAAAGCAAGCCACGACAGCACCTGCAGAACGAGAGTTTGGCTATGCGAAAGGGAAGGTAAGGCTGTCTGATGATTTCGATGCGCCCCTGGACGATTTTAAGGAATACATGTGA
- a CDS encoding nucleoside deaminase yields the protein MTNQDDYFLREAIQLAREGMTTDQGGPFGCVIVRDGEIVGKGFNMVTSTNDPTAHAEVVAIRDACQNLGTFQLDGCTLYASCEPCPMCLGAIYWARPSRIVYAAFHSDAARAGFDDQFIYEELDKPREERHIPMHQLLRDEAEAVFQEWVALEKRIPY from the coding sequence ATGACAAATCAGGATGATTATTTTTTGCGCGAAGCCATTCAATTGGCTCGCGAAGGTATGACAACCGATCAGGGCGGGCCGTTTGGCTGCGTCATTGTTCGCGATGGCGAAATTGTAGGTAAAGGGTTCAACATGGTTACCTCAACCAATGACCCAACTGCCCATGCCGAAGTGGTGGCGATTCGGGATGCCTGCCAAAATCTGGGCACGTTTCAACTGGATGGTTGTACGCTTTATGCCTCCTGCGAGCCGTGCCCCATGTGTTTGGGGGCTATTTACTGGGCACGTCCCAGCCGTATTGTCTATGCAGCTTTTCATTCCGATGCCGCCAGGGCTGGTTTCGACGATCAGTTTATTTACGAAGAACTAGACAAACCCCGCGAAGAGCGGCATATTCCCATGCACCAACTGCTACGCGACGAAGCCGAAGCGGTTTTTCAGGAATGGGTAGCCTTGGAAAAACGAATTCCATATTAA
- a CDS encoding NTP transferase domain-containing protein yields MNKLNGLILTGGRSTRMGRDKSTMIYHRKPQREHLTDLLIPYCDAVFWSVNAEQAIDITTPDQPVIIDAFVLPGPLNGILSAFQFDPSAAWLVVACDMPLLSAQSLTALVEGRNLAKMATVFYDSDGQLPEPLLGIYEPAFGPILHQAFLKGAFSPRQILRQNDIQLLNVPDSSELANVNDPAAKAALGL; encoded by the coding sequence GTGAATAAACTAAATGGGCTTATTCTGACAGGAGGACGAAGCACGCGCATGGGCCGTGATAAATCAACGATGATTTATCACAGAAAGCCCCAGCGCGAACACCTGACCGATCTGCTTATACCGTATTGCGATGCCGTTTTCTGGTCGGTGAATGCCGAACAGGCCATTGACATAACGACGCCAGATCAGCCAGTCATTATTGACGCCTTTGTGTTGCCAGGGCCGCTTAACGGTATCTTGTCGGCTTTTCAATTCGACCCATCAGCGGCCTGGCTGGTGGTGGCCTGCGATATGCCCTTGTTATCCGCACAGTCTCTTACTGCGCTTGTGGAAGGGCGAAATCTCGCGAAAATGGCAACTGTTTTTTATGATTCGGATGGGCAGTTGCCTGAGCCGCTACTGGGTATTTATGAGCCAGCTTTCGGACCGATTTTGCATCAGGCTTTCCTCAAAGGGGCGTTTTCTCCGCGACAGATTCTGCGCCAAAACGATATTCAGTTGCTGAATGTACCGGATTCAAGCGAATTGGCTAACGTCAATGACCCGGCGGCAAAAGCGGCTCTGGGTTTGTAA
- the moaC gene encoding cyclic pyranopterin monophosphate synthase MoaC, whose translation MNSFTHLNAEGNPAMVDVGAKTVTRRTARAQSVVTLGPDIMQHLSGADIATKKGPVFQTAIIAGTMAAKRTDDLIPLCHSLGLDNCQITITTEGDDAIVSCLVSTEGKTGVEMEALVGASVAALTIYDMCKAFSHDIIIKETKLMEKTGGKRDFHRE comes from the coding sequence ATGAACTCGTTTACCCATCTCAACGCAGAAGGCAACCCGGCAATGGTCGATGTGGGAGCCAAGACCGTGACCCGACGGACAGCCCGTGCACAGTCTGTTGTAACGCTTGGGCCCGATATTATGCAGCACCTGAGCGGTGCCGATATTGCCACCAAAAAAGGCCCGGTCTTTCAAACGGCTATCATTGCCGGAACAATGGCGGCTAAACGGACTGATGACCTGATTCCGCTTTGCCATTCGCTGGGATTGGATAACTGCCAGATCACCATCACAACCGAAGGGGATGACGCCATTGTTAGTTGCCTGGTATCGACAGAAGGAAAAACGGGCGTCGAGATGGAAGCGCTGGTGGGTGCGTCGGTGGCCGCTTTGACCATCTATGACATGTGTAAAGCCTTTTCGCACGACATTATTATCAAGGAAACCAAGCTGATGGAAAAAACGGGTGGTAAACGGGACTTTCATCGTGAATAA
- a CDS encoding glycosyltransferase family 87 protein, whose product MQRALRFLTLPRLLGLFVFLFCLVAVQNYLLGFGNYNNYLMFAKPFHNLLINKSIYGLHPNLYDDNYKYSPTFAWLMGPFYYMPNLLGMILWNLLNTVVLLAGVWFYLSDEKDPAKQRRVALLIIILEALITAQNLQSNNLIVGAMLLGLYHLRNERVWQAAFFFVLCLFIKFYGVAAAGFFLFYPKKPQFILAMVVWTALFAMAPLTMIPLDNLLAEYKEWFNVIVVSKLGLQVSVMGIAQAWFGMAKTDSNYRIIEAIGATLFLLPFLRFGLWKDRLFQRRMVAYFLLFMIVFNKMAESPTYVMAVTGVALWWVTLENPSRLDQILLGLVIVFTSLSPTDIFPQVVQKQFFQPYNIKALPCLLVWARVQYQIWTQPGSVSEVQTFA is encoded by the coding sequence TTGCAACGCGCGCTCCGTTTTCTAACCTTACCCCGTTTGCTGGGTTTATTTGTCTTTCTTTTCTGCCTGGTGGCCGTTCAGAATTATCTGCTTGGATTTGGTAATTACAACAACTACCTGATGTTTGCCAAGCCGTTCCATAACCTGCTCATCAACAAGAGTATCTACGGACTGCATCCTAACCTGTACGACGACAATTATAAATACAGCCCGACATTCGCCTGGCTGATGGGGCCGTTTTATTACATGCCGAATCTGCTGGGCATGATTCTCTGGAATCTCCTCAACACGGTCGTCCTGTTGGCCGGTGTCTGGTTTTATTTATCCGACGAGAAAGACCCTGCCAAACAACGGCGCGTAGCGTTGCTCATCATCATTCTGGAGGCCCTCATTACCGCCCAAAATCTGCAAAGTAACAACCTTATTGTAGGTGCTATGCTGCTGGGACTATATCACTTACGGAACGAACGAGTCTGGCAGGCGGCTTTCTTTTTTGTGCTTTGCCTGTTTATTAAATTCTATGGCGTAGCGGCTGCTGGATTTTTTCTATTCTACCCTAAAAAGCCACAGTTCATTCTAGCAATGGTTGTCTGGACAGCCCTGTTTGCGATGGCTCCACTCACCATGATCCCGCTCGACAACCTATTGGCGGAATATAAAGAATGGTTCAATGTAATTGTTGTCAGCAAGTTAGGCTTGCAGGTGTCGGTTATGGGTATTGCCCAGGCGTGGTTTGGCATGGCAAAAACAGACAGTAATTACCGAATCATTGAAGCCATTGGCGCAACGCTGTTTCTGCTGCCTTTTCTTCGGTTTGGCCTTTGGAAAGACAGGCTGTTTCAACGGCGAATGGTGGCCTATTTCCTGCTGTTCATGATTGTATTCAACAAAATGGCCGAATCACCGACTTACGTAATGGCTGTTACGGGCGTGGCACTGTGGTGGGTTACGCTGGAAAACCCCTCCCGACTTGACCAGATTTTATTAGGATTGGTGATTGTGTTCACCTCGCTGTCTCCTACCGACATTTTCCCGCAAGTAGTGCAGAAACAATTTTTCCAGCCCTACAACATCAAAGCCCTGCCGTGTTTGCTGGTTTGGGCGCGGGTGCAGTATCAAATCTGGACGCAACCGGGCTCTGTGAGTGAGGTTCAGACGTTTGCGTGA
- a CDS encoding DegT/DnrJ/EryC1/StrS family aminotransferase produces MPGMEFFGAAERAEINDVLETGILFRYNHEAQRNNIYKAREFEAEVAKLVGANFAHAVSSGSTAVLCALAAAGIGAGDEVIVPPFTYIATVEAVLMVGALPVFADIDETLCISADGIRKAITPKTKAIALVHMCGQMADMDAIMAVVNEHNLVLVEDAGQAMGASYKGVSTGLWGKTGAYSFDFFKIATAGEGGIMVTNDEVAYKHADSYSDHGHDHIGSNRGMEQHPVLGFNYRISELHAAVGLVQTRRVPEIIKSNNAHKTQLMDALGQVPGVGFARIPDVDGDSATFLNLLMPDTETAQRVVAEMNAAGVGGFNYWFTNMYHFINQWDHIKQMRTAAPLAIEKFGAPQDYNNLDIPNAQATIGRLISFGIRASWTSEEVAALATNIEAAIRKATLVEA; encoded by the coding sequence ATGCCAGGAATGGAATTTTTTGGAGCTGCTGAGCGCGCGGAAATCAATGATGTGCTTGAGACCGGTATCCTGTTTCGGTATAATCACGAAGCGCAACGCAACAATATTTACAAAGCCCGCGAGTTTGAGGCTGAGGTTGCCAAGTTAGTTGGTGCCAATTTTGCTCATGCCGTGTCGAGCGGGTCAACGGCTGTTTTATGCGCGTTGGCAGCAGCCGGCATTGGTGCGGGTGATGAAGTGATCGTACCGCCCTTCACCTATATCGCAACAGTCGAAGCCGTGTTGATGGTGGGTGCGTTACCCGTTTTCGCCGATATCGATGAGACGCTTTGTATTAGTGCCGACGGTATTCGTAAGGCTATTACGCCAAAAACGAAAGCTATTGCACTGGTGCATATGTGTGGTCAGATGGCCGATATGGACGCAATCATGGCAGTTGTCAATGAGCATAATCTAGTGCTGGTTGAAGACGCCGGGCAGGCTATGGGCGCAAGCTATAAAGGCGTTTCGACGGGGCTTTGGGGTAAAACCGGCGCCTATTCGTTCGACTTTTTCAAGATCGCAACAGCGGGCGAAGGCGGTATCATGGTGACAAACGATGAGGTTGCCTACAAACATGCCGATTCTTATTCTGACCACGGGCATGACCATATTGGCAGCAACCGGGGTATGGAACAACACCCTGTTCTGGGTTTCAACTACCGCATCAGCGAACTTCATGCGGCTGTTGGGCTTGTTCAAACACGACGTGTTCCTGAAATTATTAAGAGCAACAACGCCCACAAAACCCAGCTTATGGATGCCTTAGGGCAGGTACCGGGTGTTGGGTTTGCCCGCATTCCCGATGTCGATGGCGATTCGGCAACGTTTCTGAACCTGCTGATGCCCGATACCGAAACGGCGCAGCGTGTTGTCGCCGAAATGAATGCGGCTGGCGTGGGTGGTTTCAACTACTGGTTCACGAATATGTACCACTTCATTAACCAGTGGGATCATATCAAACAAATGCGGACAGCGGCCCCACTGGCCATCGAAAAATTCGGTGCACCACAGGACTATAACAACCTCGACATTCCAAACGCACAGGCGACGATTGGCCGACTGATTTCATTTGGTATCCGGGCAAGCTGGACATCGGAGGAAGTAGCCGCATTGGCAACCAACATCGAAGCAGCCATTCGGAAAGCAACTTTGGTAGAAGCATAG
- a CDS encoding molybdopterin molybdotransferase MoeA — protein MLSVADAFAITQQHRLQLPAETVSLADASGRVLREAVSADRNFPPFNRVAMDGIAIRFTDYTAGQRTFRLAGVQRAGEPQQTLDKANECLEIMTGAMLPLGVDTVIRYEDVTIDDCQATLTIDTVQKNQHVHPQAIDRRAGDELLSIGMRLGPPELAVAASVGQTTLTVTALPRVALISTGDELVDIGDTPLPYQIRRSNTYLLQAGLASLGIAATLHHIVDNEAILEEQLATLLTQNDILILSGGVSAGKADFVPSVMARLGVQKQFHKIEQRPGKPLWFGTTPDKAVFGLPGNPVSTVLCAYRYVMPYLRTSLGLAPAPIRYARLAAPFVFAPAVTFFLPVRLTSEPDGRTLAHALPGSGSADFANLLAADAFMELPANRSEFGVDEAFQVWMTRSDR, from the coding sequence ATGCTTTCCGTTGCCGACGCTTTCGCTATTACTCAACAACACCGTTTACAACTTCCTGCAGAAACGGTTTCACTGGCCGATGCCTCCGGCCGGGTTCTGCGGGAAGCGGTTTCTGCCGACCGCAATTTCCCGCCCTTCAACCGCGTGGCGATGGACGGAATCGCTATTCGTTTTACCGACTATACAGCCGGACAACGAACGTTTCGACTAGCGGGTGTTCAACGCGCCGGGGAGCCTCAACAGACATTAGATAAGGCGAACGAGTGTCTGGAAATAATGACCGGAGCCATGTTGCCCCTGGGCGTCGATACGGTTATACGATACGAGGATGTGACCATTGATGATTGTCAGGCCACCCTGACCATTGACACAGTGCAAAAGAATCAGCATGTTCACCCTCAAGCCATTGATCGGCGGGCAGGCGATGAACTCCTTTCCATCGGTATGCGTCTGGGACCACCCGAACTGGCGGTAGCGGCTTCGGTCGGACAAACGACGTTGACCGTAACAGCTCTTCCCCGTGTGGCACTCATCTCAACCGGCGATGAACTGGTCGACATTGGCGACACACCCCTGCCCTATCAGATTCGACGATCCAATACGTATTTGTTACAGGCTGGATTAGCCTCGCTGGGCATTGCCGCTACATTGCATCATATTGTCGACAACGAGGCTATTCTGGAGGAACAACTGGCAACCCTGCTGACCCAGAATGACATCCTTATTTTAAGCGGTGGTGTTTCGGCAGGGAAGGCTGACTTTGTGCCCTCGGTTATGGCCAGGCTGGGCGTGCAGAAACAATTCCACAAAATCGAGCAACGTCCGGGCAAACCGCTCTGGTTCGGAACAACGCCAGACAAAGCCGTTTTCGGTTTACCCGGCAATCCGGTTTCAACAGTGTTGTGCGCTTATCGGTATGTCATGCCGTATCTGCGGACGTCGCTGGGTTTAGCGCCTGCGCCTATTCGCTATGCGCGGTTAGCCGCCCCATTCGTATTTGCTCCGGCAGTCACGTTTTTCCTGCCTGTGCGGTTAACTTCCGAACCCGATGGACGTACACTGGCCCATGCTTTACCCGGCTCAGGCTCAGCCGACTTTGCTAATCTATTAGCGGCCGATGCCTTCATGGAACTCCCCGCCAACCGCTCAGAATTTGGCGTAGACGAAGCGTTTCAGGTGTGGATGACACGGTCTGACCGCTAA
- a CDS encoding DUF6992 family protein, whose product MNPVRQLAFTLGSLLIGGVAMAQRVTPTPELRDFSEQRIRHQKTLGLTLGSFALVNIAVGAVAAGQTTGETRYFHKMNVYWNLVNLGIAGVGLLGSRKKDPEAETLADAVRQHENMKQLLLVNAGLDVAYIIGGGYLRERAETHPDKADQLRGYGTSIMAQGGFLLAFDLVNYFIFKKRGDKQERLLLSASPNGLGVVLPIR is encoded by the coding sequence ATGAATCCAGTCCGACAACTTGCTTTTACGCTTGGTTCTCTCCTGATCGGTGGTGTCGCAATGGCTCAGCGCGTTACACCAACACCCGAGTTACGCGACTTCAGCGAGCAACGCATCCGGCACCAGAAAACATTGGGCCTTACCCTTGGAAGCTTCGCACTGGTCAATATTGCCGTTGGGGCGGTGGCCGCCGGACAAACGACGGGTGAAACCAGGTATTTTCATAAGATGAACGTCTACTGGAATCTGGTAAATTTGGGGATCGCCGGGGTTGGTCTACTGGGTTCGCGCAAAAAGGACCCTGAGGCCGAAACACTGGCCGATGCCGTTCGACAACACGAAAACATGAAGCAGCTTCTGCTGGTTAATGCCGGGTTAGATGTGGCCTATATAATTGGCGGAGGCTATTTGCGCGAACGCGCCGAAACACATCCCGATAAGGCCGACCAACTACGCGGTTATGGTACATCCATTATGGCTCAGGGTGGATTTTTATTAGCCTTCGATCTGGTTAATTACTTCATTTTCAAAAAACGGGGCGATAAACAGGAGCGTCTACTGCTTTCCGCTTCGCCGAACGGTCTGGGCGTTGTGTTGCCTATTCGATAA
- a CDS encoding phosphatase, with the protein MIEKTFTALGGQFVTPADVLTEKLKAVRAIVFDWDGVFNDGVKTEAGSSSFSEVDSMGTNLLRFGFWLHHGGQLPVAAVITGVTNGLADTLVGREHFHACYSQAKHKVDVLAHLLEKHNLEPKEVAFFFDDALDLSVAEIVGVRIMIRRNANPLFTNYVVQNGLVDYVTGSQSGQFAVREGCELMLGLLGQFDTVMVERLRYKPIYDQYYQQRQAIEPSYWTVGPNGPEPK; encoded by the coding sequence ATGATCGAAAAGACCTTCACCGCCCTTGGCGGCCAATTTGTTACCCCTGCCGATGTACTGACTGAAAAGCTCAAAGCTGTTCGGGCCATTGTGTTCGACTGGGACGGCGTTTTCAACGACGGTGTCAAAACCGAAGCGGGGAGTAGTTCGTTTAGCGAAGTCGATTCGATGGGGACAAATCTTCTTCGGTTTGGCTTCTGGCTTCATCATGGCGGGCAACTGCCCGTTGCTGCAGTCATTACCGGCGTAACGAATGGGTTAGCTGATACACTGGTGGGACGTGAACATTTCCACGCCTGTTATTCGCAGGCGAAACATAAAGTAGATGTTCTGGCTCACCTTCTGGAGAAGCATAATCTGGAACCGAAGGAAGTAGCCTTTTTCTTCGATGATGCGCTTGATCTTTCCGTTGCAGAAATTGTTGGTGTACGCATTATGATCCGTCGAAATGCCAACCCGCTTTTCACGAATTACGTGGTGCAAAATGGCCTGGTCGACTATGTGACGGGCAGCCAAAGCGGACAGTTTGCCGTGCGCGAAGGCTGCGAACTGATGCTGGGTTTACTGGGTCAGTTCGACACCGTTATGGTCGAACGACTGCGCTACAAACCTATTTATGACCAATATTACCAACAGCGCCAGGCTATCGAACCGAGTTACTGGACGGTAGGGCCAAACGGGCCAGAGCCCAAATAA